The following are from one region of the Jatrophihabitans telluris genome:
- a CDS encoding sensor histidine kinase codes for MVRDSDGLPDTGTASETTRDETTRDETTRDETTRDETTRDETTRDETTRDQPRRGRLRVYLGAAPGVGKTYRMLDEGNRRFARGTDVVVAFVETHGRSQTAERIADLEVVPRLRLTYRGTEQDELDVNAVLTRHPEVALVDELAHTDVPGTGFAKRWQAVSVLLDHGIDVVTTVNIQHLESVNDVVEAITGVPQGETVPDSMVRSAEQVELVDMTPQALRRRMAHGNIYAADKIDAALTNYFRPGNLTALRELALLWLADSVEEGLQRYREQHGIAATWETKERVVVALTGGPEGDALIRRAARIAARITGGELLAVHIVRSDGLTGSSVAALDQQRLLVESLGGSYHSVLGEDIPSAVLEFARAKNATQIVIGASRRHPVAAAVTGPGTGMSITRRSGTIDVHVVSHDYVGKGQVLPRLTGGLTVRRRLSGLAVGAVLMALLVPVAAQYRTNLALASDLLLFLLVVVICALVGGFYPAVAAAVVASLLLNFYFVEPLHRFTIARPENFLALAVFVVIAVLVSRVVDQAARRNVEAARSNAEAETLSTLAGSLLRGEQALPALLDRVRETFAVRSATVLRRRSETAGPDGFIVVASVGDNPCVRPEEADVEVPVGEDLILLLCGRTLAAEDQRLLAAFAAEVAVAYRQRQLSEQADTAERLAQADQARTALLNAVSHDLRTPIASAKAAVSSLRSTDVAWSPSDQAELLSTADSALDRLTSLVTNLLDLSRLQAGALSVLTRPVGLDDVVSRAIPSADGVRLEVSPELPEVLADPGLLERVVANLVENARRYSPAETPVRVSAAASSHLVDLQVIDQGPGIPDEAKASVFAPFQRRDDRAVSTGAGVGLGLAIARGFTEAMGGTIRLDDTPGGGLMVTISLPVAPSSNGSSNGTDHGRDS; via the coding sequence GTGGTACGCGATAGCGACGGATTGCCCGATACGGGTACCGCTTCTGAGACCACGCGGGACGAGACCACGCGGGACGAGACCACGCGGGACGAGACCACGCGGGACGAGACCACGCGGGACGAGACCACGCGGGACGAGACCACGCGGGACCAACCCAGACGTGGTCGGCTCAGGGTCTACCTTGGTGCCGCGCCGGGCGTCGGAAAGACCTACCGGATGCTGGACGAGGGCAATCGTCGCTTCGCGCGCGGCACCGACGTCGTGGTCGCCTTCGTGGAGACCCACGGGCGCTCGCAGACCGCTGAACGGATCGCCGACCTCGAGGTGGTACCACGACTCAGGCTGACCTATCGCGGCACCGAGCAGGACGAACTCGACGTGAACGCGGTGCTGACCCGCCACCCGGAAGTCGCGCTGGTCGACGAGCTTGCGCACACCGACGTTCCGGGTACCGGGTTCGCCAAGCGCTGGCAGGCCGTATCCGTTCTGCTCGATCACGGAATAGACGTGGTCACCACGGTGAACATTCAGCACCTCGAGTCGGTGAACGATGTCGTCGAGGCGATCACCGGTGTTCCGCAAGGGGAAACCGTGCCCGACTCCATGGTCCGATCGGCCGAGCAGGTCGAACTCGTCGATATGACCCCGCAGGCGCTGCGCCGCCGGATGGCCCACGGCAACATCTATGCCGCGGACAAGATCGATGCGGCGCTGACGAACTACTTCCGCCCCGGAAACCTGACCGCCCTGCGTGAGCTGGCCCTGTTGTGGCTGGCGGACAGCGTGGAGGAGGGCCTGCAGCGATACCGCGAGCAGCACGGCATCGCCGCCACCTGGGAAACGAAGGAGCGGGTCGTCGTGGCCCTTACCGGTGGCCCGGAAGGGGATGCGTTGATCCGGCGCGCCGCCCGCATCGCGGCTCGCATCACCGGCGGGGAACTGCTGGCCGTTCACATCGTCCGCAGTGACGGCCTCACCGGTTCGTCCGTGGCCGCCCTCGATCAGCAGCGGCTGCTCGTCGAATCGCTCGGTGGCAGTTACCACTCAGTGTTGGGCGAGGACATTCCGTCCGCGGTGCTGGAATTCGCGCGGGCCAAGAATGCCACCCAGATCGTCATCGGAGCGAGCCGCCGACACCCGGTCGCCGCTGCTGTGACCGGTCCCGGAACCGGAATGAGCATCACCCGCCGCTCGGGGACCATCGACGTGCACGTCGTCAGTCACGACTACGTCGGAAAAGGTCAGGTGCTCCCGCGCCTGACCGGCGGCCTTACGGTCCGTCGGCGGCTGAGCGGACTCGCGGTGGGTGCCGTCCTGATGGCACTGCTCGTCCCGGTCGCCGCGCAGTACCGCACCAACCTCGCGCTCGCCAGCGATCTGCTGCTGTTTCTGCTCGTGGTGGTCATCTGCGCGCTGGTCGGTGGCTTCTACCCGGCCGTGGCCGCGGCGGTGGTGGCCAGTCTGTTGCTGAACTTCTACTTCGTCGAACCCTTGCACCGATTCACGATCGCGCGGCCCGAGAACTTCCTCGCTCTGGCCGTATTCGTGGTCATCGCGGTGCTGGTGTCGCGCGTGGTCGACCAGGCCGCCCGGCGCAACGTGGAGGCGGCTCGGTCCAACGCCGAGGCCGAAACCCTGTCGACGCTGGCCGGCAGCCTGCTGCGCGGCGAGCAGGCTCTGCCGGCGTTACTCGATCGCGTCCGTGAAACCTTCGCGGTCCGGTCGGCGACGGTGTTGCGGCGTCGATCCGAGACGGCTGGCCCGGACGGTTTCATTGTGGTGGCCAGCGTTGGGGACAACCCTTGCGTCCGTCCCGAAGAGGCCGATGTGGAGGTCCCGGTGGGGGAGGATCTGATCCTGCTGTTGTGCGGCAGGACCCTGGCCGCCGAGGACCAAAGGCTGCTCGCCGCCTTCGCCGCGGAGGTCGCCGTCGCCTACCGGCAACGCCAGTTATCCGAGCAAGCCGACACCGCGGAGCGGTTGGCGCAGGCCGATCAGGCTCGGACGGCTTTGCTGAACGCGGTGAGCCATGATCTGCGCACCCCGATCGCGTCCGCGAAAGCGGCCGTGTCGAGTCTGCGCAGCACGGACGTCGCCTGGAGCCCGTCCGACCAGGCGGAGTTGCTGTCCACAGCCGACAGCGCACTGGACCGCCTGACCTCACTCGTCACCAACCTGCTCGATCTGTCCCGCCTGCAGGCCGGGGCGCTGTCGGTGCTGACCCGTCCCGTCGGCCTCGACGACGTCGTCTCCCGAGCGATCCCGAGTGCCGACGGGGTCCGGCTCGAGGTGTCACCGGAGCTACCCGAGGTGCTGGCCGATCCGGGTCTGCTCGAGCGGGTGGTCGCCAACCTCGTCGAGAATGCCCGTCGCTACAGCCCGGCCGAAACGCCGGTACGGGTGAGTGCCGCGGCATCCAGCCACCTGGTCGACCTGCAGGTCATCGACCAGGGCCCGGGAATCCCTGACGAGGCGAAGGCCTCGGTCTTCGCGCCGTTCCAGCGTCGGGACGATCGGGCGGTCAGTACCGGGGCCGGGGTCGGCCTGGGCTTGGCCATCGCGCGAGGATTCACCGAGGCAATGGGCGGAACGATCCGCCTGGACGACACCCCAGGAGGCGGGCTGATGGTGACGATCTCACTACCGGTCGCGCCCTCGAGCAACGGTTCGTCCAACGGCACCGACCACGGGCGGGATTCCTGA
- a CDS encoding response regulator, whose protein sequence is MMRVLVVDDEPQIVRALVINLRARGYQALSAATGAQALIEAARHPPDLVLLDLGLPDMDGADVITGLRGWTQAPIIVLSGRTGGGDKVTALDAGADDYVTKPFGMDELMARMRAVARRVAPDHAADQAVVQLGSRSVDLPAHRVSDADGAEIRLTKTEWELLERLLRNPGKLITQRQLLTEVWGPAYADESGYLRFHFGQLRRKLEDDPARPRHLITEPGLGYRFAE, encoded by the coding sequence CTGATGCGCGTACTTGTGGTCGACGACGAGCCACAGATCGTCCGGGCCCTGGTCATCAATCTGCGCGCCCGCGGGTATCAGGCACTGTCCGCGGCGACCGGGGCGCAGGCGTTGATCGAGGCGGCCAGACACCCTCCGGACCTGGTGCTGCTCGACCTGGGCCTACCCGACATGGACGGGGCGGATGTGATCACCGGGCTGCGGGGGTGGACCCAGGCGCCGATCATCGTGCTGTCGGGCCGGACGGGCGGCGGTGACAAGGTGACCGCACTGGACGCCGGAGCCGATGACTATGTCACCAAGCCGTTCGGAATGGACGAATTGATGGCCAGGATGCGCGCGGTCGCACGCCGGGTTGCTCCAGATCATGCCGCGGACCAGGCCGTCGTCCAGTTGGGCTCACGCAGCGTGGACCTGCCCGCGCACCGGGTCAGTGACGCCGACGGCGCGGAGATCCGGCTGACCAAGACCGAATGGGAGCTGTTGGAGCGGCTGCTCCGCAATCCCGGGAAGTTGATCACTCAACGACAGTTGCTGACGGAAGTGTGGGGACCGGCTTACGCCGATGAGTCCGGTTACCTGCGCTTCCACTTCGGACAGTTGCGTCGAAAGCTGGAGGACGACCCCGCCCGCCCGCGACACCTGATCACCGAGCCCGGCCTCGGCTACCGCTTCGCCGAATGA